The following proteins come from a genomic window of Sphaerisporangium rubeum:
- a CDS encoding helix-turn-helix domain-containing protein has translation MDRTTDATLDAVGPRLKHLRLRRDVTLTRLAAETGISTSTLSRLEAGLRRPTLEQLLPLARYYGVTIDSLVDAPRTADPRVDLRPLSCSDGSIIIPLTRRPGGVQAYKFVLPTGRDDAVPDLRSHEGHDWAYVLNGTLRLVLGDHDLLLHAGEAVEFDTRTPHWFGATGAGPVEYLSLIGRQGERTHIRATTTPHENPHTRSHGAVAE, from the coding sequence ATGGACCGAACCACCGACGCGACCCTCGACGCCGTGGGCCCTCGCCTCAAACACCTACGGCTGCGCCGCGACGTCACGCTGACCCGGCTCGCCGCGGAGACCGGCATCTCCACCAGCACCCTGTCCCGCCTGGAAGCCGGACTGCGACGCCCCACCCTCGAACAACTCCTGCCGCTGGCCCGCTACTACGGCGTCACCATCGACTCCCTCGTCGACGCTCCCCGCACCGCGGACCCGCGGGTCGACCTGCGTCCCCTGTCATGCAGCGACGGATCGATCATCATCCCGCTCACCCGCCGTCCCGGCGGAGTCCAGGCGTACAAGTTCGTCCTCCCCACCGGCCGCGACGACGCCGTCCCCGACCTCCGCTCCCACGAAGGCCACGACTGGGCCTACGTGCTCAACGGCACCCTGCGCCTGGTCCTCGGCGACCACGATCTCCTCCTCCACGCCGGCGAAGCGGTGGAGTTCGACACCCGCACCCCCCACTGGTTCGGCGCCACCGGCGCGGGCCCCGTCGAATACCTCAGCCTCATCGGCCGCCAAGGCGAACGCACCCACATCCGCGCCACGACCACCCCTCACGAGAACCCGCACACGCGGTCCCATGGCGCGGTCGCGGAGTGA
- a CDS encoding pseudouridine-5'-phosphate glycosidase, whose protein sequence is MHTSGPGETIIRTSPEVAEALAGGVPVVALESTIISHGLPQPRNLEVAVELEGLVRDSGAVPATIAVLDGVPWVGLGRDGLERIAKEAGLRKLGFRDLAPAAALGASGATTVSATAFLAARAGIRVFATGGLGGVHRGWTSDQDESADIGTLAATRITVVCAGVKSILDVPATLQRLETRGVTVAGYRTDTFPGFYLHTTGLPVDWRLDEPAQAAGVMRAQDRLGGPEAALIVANPVPEESQLDPGLHDRVLAEALTEAERQGVTGQAITPFLLDYLVRGTDGASLEANLAAVRGNVGLAARIAVAWAVAEG, encoded by the coding sequence ATGCACACTAGTGGTCCCGGCGAGACGATCATCCGGACATCACCTGAGGTCGCCGAGGCCCTGGCCGGTGGTGTTCCTGTGGTGGCGCTGGAGAGCACGATCATCTCGCACGGTCTTCCTCAGCCGCGCAATCTCGAGGTGGCCGTCGAGCTGGAGGGCCTGGTACGGGACTCGGGTGCGGTGCCTGCGACGATCGCGGTGCTGGACGGGGTGCCGTGGGTCGGGCTGGGCCGGGACGGGCTGGAGCGGATCGCCAAGGAGGCGGGGCTGCGCAAGCTCGGGTTCCGGGATCTGGCGCCGGCGGCGGCGCTCGGCGCGAGCGGGGCCACCACGGTGTCGGCCACGGCGTTCCTCGCGGCGCGGGCCGGGATCCGGGTGTTCGCGACCGGAGGGCTCGGCGGGGTGCACCGGGGGTGGACGTCGGACCAGGACGAGTCCGCGGACATCGGGACACTCGCCGCGACGCGGATCACGGTGGTGTGTGCGGGGGTGAAGTCCATTCTTGATGTGCCGGCTACGCTCCAGCGGCTGGAGACCCGGGGGGTCACCGTCGCGGGGTACCGCACCGACACCTTTCCGGGGTTCTATCTGCACACCACTGGACTGCCGGTGGACTGGCGGCTGGACGAGCCGGCGCAGGCGGCGGGGGTCATGCGTGCGCAGGACCGGCTCGGAGGGCCGGAGGCGGCGCTGATCGTGGCCAATCCGGTGCCGGAGGAGAGCCAGCTCGATCCCGGGTTGCACGATCGTGTGCTGGCGGAGGCGCTGACCGAGGCGGAGCGGCAAGGGGTGACCGGTCAGGCGATCACGCCGTTCCTGCTGGACTATCTGGTGCGTGGCACCGATGGCGCGTCCCTGGAGGCCAACCTCGCGGCGGTGCGCGGCAATGTCGGCCTGGCGGCGCGGATCGCGGTCGCCTGGGCCGTCGCGGAGGGCTGA
- a CDS encoding phytoene desaturase family protein, with protein sequence MRHSRYDVVIAGAGHNGLVAAAYLARAGRRVLLLERRPCTGGLAVSTQAFPGVGARVSRYSYLVSLLPTKIITDLGLTLDLRRRRYASYTPVGDGGLLVDNADDHRTAASFTAVTGGATDHEAWRRFYAATAHLAERLAPTLLEPLRDRTTVREHVVADESLWRDTFERPIGEVVDETFTDDTVRGVVLTDALIGTFADPSTDLLANRCFLYHVIGNGTGDWNVPVGGMGAVTTALTTAATKAGAEIHTNTEVLAVDPVTGEVCFRSPEGAEHTVTAGHILANTPPTTLSRLLGEDPEHTPEGAQLKINMVLSRLPRLKDPGVTPAEAFSGTFHINESRDQLARAYTEAAAGEIPTLPPAEVYCHSLTDPSILTPGLAATGAHTLTLFGLHMPSRLFRADPDKSRAEALAATLASVNTVLAEPLEDCLLRTPSGTLCLEAKTPADLESEAALPGGHIFHRDLTWPYAETPEENGRWGVETHHDRVLLCGAAARRGGGVSGIPGHNAAMAVLGG encoded by the coding sequence ATGCGCCACTCGCGGTACGACGTGGTCATCGCCGGAGCCGGACACAACGGCCTGGTGGCCGCCGCGTACCTCGCACGCGCCGGCCGCCGCGTGCTGCTCCTGGAACGCCGGCCGTGCACCGGCGGCCTCGCCGTCTCCACCCAGGCCTTCCCCGGCGTAGGCGCACGAGTCTCCCGCTACTCCTACCTGGTCAGCCTCCTCCCCACCAAGATCATCACCGACCTGGGCCTGACCCTCGACCTGCGCCGCCGCCGCTACGCCTCCTACACCCCCGTAGGAGACGGCGGCCTCCTGGTGGACAACGCCGACGACCACCGCACCGCCGCGTCCTTCACGGCCGTCACCGGCGGCGCCACCGACCACGAGGCCTGGCGCCGCTTCTACGCGGCCACCGCGCACCTGGCCGAACGCCTGGCCCCCACCCTCCTGGAGCCCTTGCGCGACCGCACCACCGTCCGCGAACACGTGGTGGCCGACGAGTCCCTGTGGCGCGACACCTTCGAACGACCCATCGGTGAAGTCGTGGACGAGACCTTCACCGACGACACCGTACGCGGCGTAGTACTCACCGACGCACTGATCGGCACCTTCGCCGACCCCTCGACCGACCTCCTCGCCAACCGCTGCTTCCTCTACCACGTGATCGGCAACGGCACCGGGGACTGGAACGTCCCCGTCGGCGGCATGGGAGCCGTGACCACGGCCCTGACCACCGCCGCCACGAAGGCCGGCGCCGAGATCCACACCAACACCGAAGTCCTCGCCGTGGACCCGGTGACCGGCGAAGTCTGCTTCCGGTCCCCCGAAGGCGCCGAACACACCGTCACCGCCGGCCACATCCTCGCCAACACCCCACCGACGACCCTCTCCCGCCTCCTCGGAGAGGACCCGGAGCACACCCCTGAAGGCGCTCAACTGAAAATCAACATGGTCCTGTCCCGCCTGCCCCGCCTCAAGGACCCCGGCGTCACCCCGGCCGAGGCCTTCAGCGGCACCTTCCACATCAACGAGTCCCGCGACCAGCTGGCCCGCGCCTACACCGAAGCCGCCGCAGGCGAGATCCCCACCCTTCCCCCCGCCGAGGTCTACTGCCACTCCCTGACAGACCCCTCCATCCTCACCCCCGGCCTCGCGGCGACCGGCGCGCACACCCTGACCCTCTTCGGCCTCCACATGCCGTCCCGCCTCTTCCGCGCCGACCCGGACAAGTCCCGCGCCGAAGCCCTCGCCGCCACCCTGGCCTCCGTCAACACCGTCCTGGCCGAACCCCTGGAGGACTGCCTGCTGCGCACCCCCTCCGGAACCCTCTGCCTCGAAGCGAAAACCCCCGCCGACCTGGAAAGCGAGGCGGCCCTCCCCGGCGGCCACATCTTCCACCGCGACCTCACCTGGCCCTACGCGGAAACCCCGGAGGAAAACGGCCGCTGGGGAGTGGAAACCCACCACGACCGCGTCCTGCTGTGCGGCGCCGCCGCACGCCGAGGCGGCGGCGTCAGCGGCATCCCCGGTCACAACGCCGCCATGGCGGTTCTCGGCGGCTGA
- a CDS encoding PfkB family carbohydrate kinase, giving the protein MAGLLVIGDVVTDVVARHRSPVAPGTDTEADIVLRPGGSGANTAAWAAYLGADARLLARAGYDTGAWHVGELTRAGVRPHVRIDPAHPTAVVIAMVDGAGERTMLTTRGAGRRIGPQDWDDGLLDGVGRVHVSGYTLFAAPGLELVRLATRAALERGAAVSVDPASAGFLREFGSERFLRETSSAGLVIPNLDEALLLTGAGDAVTAAEALSARYGTAIVKLGEDGALLATGGTVTRHAAGTPGAGPLDSTGAGDAFAAGVLTALLGGADAGAAVEAGCRAGATAVTRVGGRPVSGP; this is encoded by the coding sequence GTGGCGGGGTTGCTCGTCATCGGGGACGTCGTCACCGATGTGGTGGCGCGGCATCGGTCGCCGGTCGCGCCGGGGACGGACACCGAGGCGGACATCGTGCTGCGGCCCGGCGGGTCGGGGGCCAACACGGCCGCGTGGGCCGCGTATCTCGGTGCGGACGCGCGGCTGCTGGCGCGTGCGGGGTACGACACCGGGGCCTGGCACGTCGGTGAGCTCACCCGGGCCGGGGTGCGGCCGCACGTGCGGATCGACCCGGCGCACCCCACCGCGGTGGTGATCGCCATGGTGGACGGCGCCGGTGAGCGGACCATGCTCACCACGCGCGGGGCCGGACGGCGTATCGGGCCGCAGGACTGGGACGACGGGTTGCTGGACGGCGTCGGACGTGTGCACGTGTCCGGGTACACGTTGTTCGCGGCGCCGGGGCTGGAGCTGGTGCGGCTGGCGACGCGAGCGGCGCTGGAGCGTGGGGCCGCGGTCAGCGTGGATCCGGCCTCCGCGGGGTTCCTGCGGGAGTTCGGGTCGGAGCGGTTCCTGCGGGAGACGTCCTCGGCAGGTCTGGTGATCCCCAACCTGGACGAGGCGCTGCTGCTGACCGGGGCCGGGGACGCCGTCACCGCCGCCGAGGCGTTGAGCGCGCGGTACGGCACGGCGATCGTGAAGCTCGGCGAGGACGGCGCTCTGCTCGCGACCGGAGGCACCGTCACCCGGCACGCCGCGGGGACACCGGGAGCCGGGCCGCTGGACTCCACCGGTGCGGGGGACGCGTTCGCCGCCGGGGTGCTGACGGCCCTCCTCGGCGGCGCGGACGCAGGCGCCGCCGTCGAGGCGGGGTGCCGTGCCGGCGCGACGGCGGTGACCCGCGTCGGCGGACGGCCCGTCTCCGGGCCGTAG
- a CDS encoding GNAT family N-acetyltransferase codes for MTSDDLLVRRAVHDDAEEIFALTREFAMSVRPRREPFDQHLPALLDNPDALLLVAVVNGHVRGYLLGFVHLTLFANGHVAWIEEAVSQHGFRRRGLGRALLEEFETWARGRDARYIALATRRAQEFYQALRYESAGTYYRKTLMSLEDQA; via the coding sequence ATGACTTCTGATGATCTTCTGGTGCGCAGGGCCGTCCACGACGACGCCGAGGAGATCTTCGCACTGACCCGCGAGTTCGCCATGTCGGTGCGTCCCCGGCGCGAACCGTTCGACCAGCACCTGCCGGCCCTGCTGGACAACCCCGACGCGCTGCTCCTGGTCGCGGTCGTGAACGGCCACGTCCGCGGCTACCTGCTCGGCTTCGTCCACCTCACGCTCTTCGCCAACGGCCACGTGGCGTGGATCGAGGAAGCCGTGTCGCAGCACGGTTTCCGCCGCCGCGGACTCGGCCGGGCCCTGCTGGAGGAGTTCGAGACCTGGGCCCGCGGCAGGGACGCGCGCTACATCGCGCTCGCCACCCGCAGAGCCCAGGAGTTCTACCAGGCCCTGCGCTACGAGTCCGCCGGCACCTACTACCGCAAGACCCTGATGTCGCTGGAGGACCAGGCCTGA
- a CDS encoding helix-turn-helix domain-containing protein, whose protein sequence is MRRDNDLGDFLRARRHLTAPEQVGLPPLSDRRRTPGLRREEVATLAGVSTDYYIRLEQGRERHPSDQVLDSLARVLQLGPEAAEYLHGLARPRAGPCTDSASGRVDPNVVRLMERWDRVAAYVVNQRLDVLARNAVAEGLYGGLEHNGNLLRLALLNPRAREFYRDWEKDTCCKVAHLRAAVGIGPDDPERAALVQELSERSADFRRMWARHDVRSRGRDPVRFHHHTAGDLFTTMEVMTIDETSCQKLVTFQAEPGSPSEHALACLGATAAARRPSYCC, encoded by the coding sequence ATGCGCCGGGACAACGATCTGGGGGACTTCCTCAGGGCCCGTCGTCACCTGACGGCCCCCGAGCAGGTCGGCCTGCCGCCGCTGTCCGACCGCCGCCGCACCCCCGGCCTGCGCCGCGAGGAGGTCGCGACCCTCGCCGGGGTCAGCACCGACTACTACATACGGCTGGAGCAAGGCAGGGAGCGCCACCCGTCCGACCAGGTGCTCGACTCCCTCGCACGGGTCCTCCAGCTCGGCCCCGAGGCCGCCGAGTACCTGCACGGTCTCGCACGGCCCCGCGCCGGACCCTGCACCGACAGCGCGTCCGGCCGGGTCGACCCCAACGTGGTGCGGCTCATGGAGCGCTGGGACCGGGTCGCGGCGTACGTGGTGAACCAGCGGCTCGACGTGCTGGCACGCAACGCGGTCGCCGAAGGCCTGTACGGCGGACTGGAGCACAACGGCAACCTGCTGCGTCTCGCTCTGCTCAACCCCCGCGCGCGGGAGTTCTACCGGGACTGGGAGAAGGACACCTGCTGCAAGGTCGCGCACCTGCGCGCCGCGGTCGGGATCGGGCCCGACGACCCCGAACGGGCCGCGCTGGTCCAGGAGCTGTCCGAACGCAGCGCCGACTTCCGGCGCATGTGGGCCAGGCACGACGTGCGCAGCCGGGGCCGCGACCCCGTGCGTTTCCACCACCACACGGCCGGCGACCTGTTCACCACCATGGAGGTGATGACCATCGACGAGACCTCCTGCCAGAAGCTGGTCACCTTTCAGGCCGAGCCCGGCAGCCCCTCGGAACACGCACTGGCCTGCCTCGGCGCCACGGCCGCGGCGCGGCGGCCGTCGTACTGCTGCTGA